One region of Campylobacter concisus genomic DNA includes:
- a CDS encoding biotin synthase produces the protein MKTIMLCAICSVTQGNCAEDCAYCTQSAKAGADISKFKEKSVQQVVDEAKMAYKNHALGFCLVTSGARLNDKKTDYIASLARAVSKEVPNLMLIACNGMATYEQLCELKKAGVFSYNHNLETSREYFPKICTTHSWDERYQTNLDAKRAGLMLCTGGIYGVGESESDRVSFLASLKELEPFSSPINFFIKNESLTLDLPPLSVDEALKIVRETKSALPETRVMIAGGREKILGDRQYEIFENGADAIVIGDYLTAKGEKASKDIDELTKRGFGFASICH, from the coding sequence ATGAAAACAATTATGCTCTGTGCGATATGCTCAGTCACTCAAGGAAACTGCGCCGAGGACTGCGCTTACTGCACACAAAGTGCCAAAGCTGGTGCCGATATCTCAAAATTTAAAGAAAAAAGCGTGCAACAGGTGGTGGACGAAGCCAAAATGGCTTATAAAAACCACGCCCTTGGCTTTTGTTTGGTCACAAGCGGTGCTAGGCTAAATGACAAAAAGACCGACTATATCGCATCTTTAGCAAGAGCCGTGAGCAAAGAAGTGCCAAATTTGATGCTCATCGCATGTAACGGCATGGCGACTTACGAGCAGCTTTGTGAACTCAAAAAAGCTGGCGTTTTTAGCTACAACCACAACCTAGAAACAAGCCGCGAATATTTCCCCAAAATCTGCACAACGCACTCTTGGGACGAGAGATATCAGACAAATTTAGACGCAAAAAGGGCTGGGCTCATGCTTTGCACTGGTGGAATTTACGGCGTTGGCGAGAGTGAGTCCGACAGGGTGAGCTTTTTAGCTAGTTTAAAAGAGCTTGAGCCATTTTCATCGCCGATAAATTTTTTCATAAAAAATGAATCTCTAACTCTTGATCTACCTCCTCTTAGCGTGGATGAAGCCCTAAAAATAGTGCGTGAGACCAAAAGCGCTCTTCCAGAAACTAGGGTCATGATAGCTGGTGGCAGGGAGAAAATTTTAGGCGATAGACAGTACGAGATCTTTGAAAATGGTGCTGATGCGATCGTGATAGGCGACTATCTCACCGCAAAAGGCGAGAAAGCTAGCAAGGATATCGATGAGCTTACAAAGCGCGGTTTTGGCTTCGCAAGTATCTGCCACTAA